Proteins encoded within one genomic window of Hermetia illucens chromosome 2, iHerIll2.2.curated.20191125, whole genome shotgun sequence:
- the LOC119647445 gene encoding ATP-dependent helicase brm isoform X2, producing MQRLQSLFGRQSRFQMSYEGPPNTVPGQPGQENLNALQRAIDSMDEKGLQDDPRYSQLLALRANSAHQKLTANQLKMLRAQITAYRLLACNKPLNGAIQTMLQQLAQQPPPQQPGAPPQQPPLQQQQQPPPNAGGPPPPTQQPPMGQPPMTGPSRQDGTPPQCPTPPSPYQQGGNKMVVQPPITGQPPTPETGPNKPLIGGGGQPQVSSPMPASMAQANRPPNQGIQQAQGPKQGSQPPQQPLQKPNRVTTVAKPVGLDPITLLQERENRMAARIAHRMRELSSLPATMPEDLRLQAAIELRALRVLNFQRQLRSEIVQCTRRDTTLETAVNVKAYKRTKRQGLREARATEKLEKQQKLEADRKRRQKHQEFLAAVLQHGKDLKEYHRNNQARLARINKAVMNYHANAEREQKKEQERIEKERMRRLMAEDEEGYRKLIDQKKDKRLAFLLSQTDEYISNLTEMVKQHKVDQRKKKEEEMKRNKRYKKELLASGEFIQIDDSCQAGEMRVTVYEPTTGNKLYGEEAPLLKDLHRWLEAHPGWEWVESESEGESDDDNGDNDFKETRREKTREEIKTEEEKTKELIKKAKVEDDEYRTEEQTYYSIAHTIHEKVTEQASILVNGKLKEYQIKGLEWLVSLYNNNLNGILADEMGLGKTIQTIGLITYLMERKKVNGPFLVIVPLSTLPNWVLEFEKWAPAVVVVSYKGSPAGRRSVQNQMRATKFNVLLTTYEYVIKDKAVLAKLQWKYMIIDEGHRMKNHHCKLTQVLNTHYNAPHRLLLTGTPLQNKLPELWALLNFLLPSIFKSCSTFEQWFNAPFATTGEKVELNEEETILIIRRLHKVLRPFLLRRLKKEVESQLPDKVEYIIKCEMSGLQRVLYKHMQSKGVLLTDGSEKGKHGKGGAKALMNTIVQLRKLCNHPFMFQHIEEKYCDHIGGHGVVSGPDLYRVSGKFELLDRILPKLKATNHRVLLFCQMTQCMTIIEDYLGWRQFGYLRLDGTTKAEDRGDLLKKFNAKDSDYFVFLLSTRAGGLGLNLQAADTVVIFDSDWNPHQDLQAQDRAHRIGQRNEVRVLRLMTVNSVEERILAAARYKLNMDEKVIQAGMFDQKSTGSERQQFLQTILHQDDGDEEEENEVPDDEMINLMIARSEDELELFKKMDVERKKNDMANHPGRQRLIDESELPDWLVKEDDEVERWQTYEDDSVLGRGSRQRKEVDYTDSLTEKEWLKAIDDGAEFEDEEEEEREAKRKRRKRKNRKDDSDDDSLLMASVKRRRQNVDKKLKKQMRKVISAVIKHTTEDGRILSEPFMKLPSRQKLPDYYEIIKRPIDIKKILQRIEDQKYYDFADFEKEFFQLCQNAQIYNEEASLIYDDSLELQRVFAAARQRYLGGECSVEGSENEEEEENSDDDGGSVKMKLKLSKTGSSGSGMNLTSTPGPSGSNSSGLTSTAKKQSRRKRSQKKYTISDDEDEDLD from the exons ATGCAGAGACTACAGTCGCTTTTTGGTAGACAGTCGCGGTTTCAGATGTCTTACGAG GGACCACCCAACACAGTTCCCGGACAACCTGGCCAAGAGAATCTCAACGCCCTACAGCGAGCTATTGACTCTATGGATGAAAAAGGCTTACAAGATGATCCACGCTACTCTCAACTCCTAGCCTTGCGAGCAAATTCTGCGCACCAAAAACTTACAGCCAATCAATTGAAAATGCTTCGAGCACAAATCACTGCTTATCGTCTGCTAGCTTGCAATAAACCACTGAATGGAGCTATCCAAACGATGCTTCAGCAATTAGCGCAGCAACCACCACCCCAGCAGCCGGGTGCACCTCCTCAGCAGCCACCGctgcagcagcaacaacagccgCCACCCAACGCTGGGGGACCACCACCGCCGACGCAACAGCCACCAATGGGTCAACCACCCATGACAGGTCCCTCCCGTCAAGATGGTACTCCACCCCAATGCCCAACACCTCCTAGTCCATACCAACAGGGAGGAAATAAAATGGTTGTACAGCCACCAATCACCGGCCAGCCTCCGACTCCTGAAACAGgtccaaataaacctttgattGGTGGTGGGGGACAACCTCAAGTCTCCAGCCCAATGCCTGCTAGCATGGCTCAAGCCAACAGGCCTCCGAATCAAGGCATCCAGCAGGCACAAGGTCCAAAACAGGGATCACAGCCTCCTCAACAGCCCCTGCAAAAGCCCAACAGAGTAACCACCGTTGCAAAACCAGTCGGTCTAGATCCTATAACTCTACTCCAAGAGCGTGAAAATCGCATGGCTGCCCGCATAGCTCACAGAATGCGAGAACTTTCTTCTCTCCCAGCCACAATGCCTGAAGATCTCCGCCTTCAAGCTGCAATCGAGCTGCGGGCGTTGCGAGTCCTGAATTTCCAACGTCAATTGAGAAGTGAAATTGTCCAATGCACGCGTCGTGATACCACACTTGAAACTGCTGTAAACGTGAAAGCGTACAAACGAACGAAACGTCAAGGATTGCGTGAGGCTCGAGCCACCGAAAAATTAGAGAAACAGCAGAAGTTGGAAGCTGACAGGAAACGACGTCAGAAGCATCAAGAATTCCTTGCTGCGGTACTGCAACATGGCAAAGACCTCAAAGAATATCATCGCAACAATCAAGCACGTCTGGCTCGTATTAACAAGGCCGTTATGAACTACCACGCCAACGCCGAACGGGAGCAGAAGAAAGAGCAAGAACGCATCGAGAAGGAACGTATGCGCCGCTTGATGGCTGAGGATGAAGAAGGTTACAGGAAACTCATTGATCAGAAGAAAGATAAACGCTTGGCGTTCTTGCTATCCCAAACCGATGAGTACATTAGCAATCTCACTGAGATGGTTAAGCAACACAAGGTTGaccagaggaagaagaaggaggaagagatgAAACGCAATAAGCGCTATAAGAAAGAACTTCTCGCAAGCGGAGAGTTTATCCAGATTGACGACAGTTGTCAAGCTGGTGAAATGCGGGTCACTGTCTACGAACCCACTACAGGCAACAAATTATACGGCGAAGAAGCTCCTCTTCTGAAGGACTTGCATCGATGGTTGGAAGCACATCCGGGTTGGGAATGGGTCGAGAGTGAATCTGAAGGTGAATCAGATGATGACAATGGCGACAATGATTTCAAGGAAACGCGAAGAGAGAAGACCAGAGAGGAAATCAAAACTGAAGAGGAGAAAACCAAGGAGCTTATCAAGAAAGCCAAGGTTGAGGATGACGAATACCGCACTGAAGAGCAGACGTATTACAGCATAGCGCATACTATCCACGAGAAGGTTACTGAACAAGCAAGCATTTTGGTCAATGGCAAATTGAAggaatatcaaatcaaaggtttgGAGTGGTTGGTTTCGTTGTACAACAATAATTTGAATGGAATTCTTGCGGATGAGATGGGTCTCGGGAAGACTATCCAGACGATTGGGTTGATCACTTACTTGATGGAACGTAAGAAAGTCAACGGACCTTTCTTGGTCATTGTTCCACTGTCGACACTCCCCAATTGGGTGTTGGAATTTGAAAAATGGGCCCCTGCTGTAGTCGTAGTGAGCTACAAAGGCAGCCCCGCTGGACGACGTTCCGTTCAAAATCAAATGCGCGCAACAAAGTTCAATGTACTGCTGACCACGTACGAATACGTCATAAAGGATAAAGCTGTCCTTGCAAAGCTCCAGTGGAAGTACATGATCATCGATGAAGGTCATCGTATGAAGAATCACCATTGCAAATTGACCCAAGTCCTGAACACGCACTACAACGCTCCTCACCGCTTGCTGCTCACCGGTACTCCCTTGCAGAACAAACTGCCCGAACTCTGGGCCTTGTTGAATTTCCTTCTGCCGTCGATCTTCAAAAGTTGCTCAACCTTCGAACAGTGGTTCAACGCCCCGTTCGCAACTACCGGCGAGAAGGTCGAATTGAATGAAGAAGAAACGATTTTGATTATTCGTCGTTTGCATAAGGTCCTGCGTCCGTTCTTGCTACGTCGTCTTAAGAAAGAGGTCGAATCTCAGTTGCCTGATAAGGTGGAATACATAATTAAGTGTGAGATGTCTGGATTGCAAAGGGTTTTGTACAAACACATGCAGAGCAAGGGTGTTTTACTCACGGACGGTTCGGAGAAGGGCAAACATGGAAAGGGCGGAGCTAAGGCTTTGATGAACACAATCGTGCAGTTGAGAAAATTGTGTAATCATCCATTCATGTTCCAGCATATTGAGGAGAAGTATTGCGATCATATTGGAGGACATGGCGTGGTTTCAG GACCTGATCTATACCGAGTCTCTGGAAAATTCGAACTATTGGATCGTATCCTACCCAAACTCAAAGCAACCAACCATCGCGTCTTGCTCTTCTGTCAGATGACCCAATGCATGACCATCATCGAGGATTACCTGGGCTGGCGTCAGTTTGGCTACCTTCGTCTCGATGGTACCACAAAAGCTGAAGATCGTGGCGATCTCCTGAAGAAATTCAACGCTAAGGATTCCGACTATTTCGTTTTCTTACTCTCGACGCGAGCTGGTGGCTTAGGTTTGAATCTGCAGGCAGCCGATACTGTCGTTATCTTCGATTCCGATTGGAATCCGCATCAAGATCTTCAAGCACAGGATCGTGCTCATCGTATCGGACAAAGGAATGAAGTACGTGTATTAAGATTGATGACAGTGAACTCGGTCGAAGAAAGAATCCTGGCTGCTGCTCGTTACAAACTCAATATGGACGAGAAAGTCATCCAAGCTGGTATGTTCGATCAGAAGTCAACGGGGAGTGAACGTCAGCAATTTTTGCAAACAATCCTTCATCAAGACGACGGAGATGAGGAGGAAGAGAATGAAGTCCCAGACGATGAAATGATTAATTTGATGATTGCTCGAAGCGAGGACGAATTGGAATTGTTCAAGAAGATGGATGTTGAGCGCAAAAAGAACGATATGGCTAATCATCCTGGTCGTCAACGGTTGATTGATGAGTCCGAGCTACCAGATTGGTTAGTCAAAGAGGACGATGAAGTTGAGCGTTGGCAGACATATGAAGATGATAGCGTTTTGGGACGAGGTTCTCGTCAACGCAAGGAAGTTGACTACACAGACAGCTTGACCGAAAAAGAATGGCTTAAAGCTATCGATGACGGCGCTGAATTCGAGgatgaggaggaagaggagcgTGAGGCGAAACGTAAGCGCCGCAAGCGTAAGAATCGCAAAGATGACTCTGATGACGACTCATTGCTCATGGCATCAGTGAAGCGGCGACGTCAAAACGTTGACAAGAAACTTAAAAAACAAATGCGTAAAGTAATTTCTGCAGTCATCAAACACACAACCGAAGACGGTCGAATCCTGTCCGAACCATTCATGAAACTCCCATCGCGTCAGAAACTCCCCGACTACTACGAAATTATCAAACGCCCCATCGACATCAAGAAAATCCTCCAACGCATCGAAGACCAAAAATACTATGACTTTGCCGACtttgaaaaggaatttttcCAACTCTGCCAAAACGCTCAGATCTACAATGAAGAGGCTTCTTTGATCTACGATGACTCCCTGGAATTacaaagagttttcgctgcGGCCAGGCAACGTTATTTAGGGGGCGAATGTTCGGTTGAAGGatccgaaaatgaggaggaggaagaaaatTCCGATGATGACGGTGGAAGCGTGAAAATGAAGTTGAAATTAAGCAAAACTGGCAGTAGTGGTTCCGGGATGAATCTGACTTCTACTCCGGGTCCGAGTGGTAGCAACTCATCCGGCTTGACCTCCACCGCTAAGAAACAATCGCGCCGGAAACGCTCgcagaagaaatacacaatttcagaTGATGAGGACGAGGATCTAGATTAA